One genomic window of Nocardioides daphniae includes the following:
- a CDS encoding glutaredoxin family protein, which yields MPDPAVPRITLYGRPGCHLCDDARAVVERVCADLGESFVEVDIDSDEDLLDRFGEEIPVTFVDGRQHDFWRVDESRLRAALAR from the coding sequence ATGCCCGACCCAGCCGTGCCCCGCATCACCCTCTACGGGCGCCCCGGTTGCCACCTGTGCGACGACGCGCGCGCCGTCGTCGAGCGCGTCTGCGCCGACCTGGGGGAGTCGTTCGTGGAGGTCGACATCGACTCCGACGAGGACCTCCTGGACCGCTTCGGCGAGGAGATCCCGGTGACCTTCGTCGACGGCCGCCAGCACGACTTCTGGCGTGTCGACGAGTCCCGGCTGCGCGCCGCGCTGGCCCGCTGA
- a CDS encoding cytochrome c biogenesis CcdA family protein has translation MGDAFREIAASGSLLVAIPVAMLAGLVSFFSPCVIPLLPGYLSYATGLSGADLAAGEAERRRGRMLLGSVLFVLGFAAVFVALGSLSGALGEWLQTWTREITVVLGVVTIVLGLAFAGWLPLFQRDLRIHKVPAVGLGAAPLLGVLFGLGWTPCLGPTLGMIFTLAYTEGTAGRGALLAGVYALGLGIPFIVAGLAYRKALGAFSFFKRHQVAVMRVGGLMLVAVGLLMVTGWWLEMVTWIQVHLVSDFEVSV, from the coding sequence ATGGGTGACGCGTTCAGGGAGATCGCCGCATCGGGCTCACTGCTCGTGGCGATCCCGGTGGCGATGCTGGCCGGGCTGGTCTCCTTCTTCTCGCCGTGCGTGATCCCGCTGCTGCCCGGCTACCTCTCCTACGCGACCGGTCTCTCCGGGGCCGACCTCGCCGCCGGTGAGGCCGAGCGCCGCCGCGGCCGGATGCTGCTCGGCTCGGTGCTCTTCGTGCTGGGCTTCGCCGCCGTCTTCGTCGCGCTCGGCTCCCTCTCGGGCGCACTGGGGGAGTGGCTGCAGACCTGGACCCGCGAGATCACCGTCGTGCTCGGCGTCGTGACCATCGTGCTGGGCCTCGCCTTCGCGGGCTGGCTGCCGCTCTTCCAACGTGACCTGCGCATCCACAAGGTGCCGGCCGTCGGTCTGGGCGCCGCCCCGCTGCTCGGCGTGCTCTTCGGCCTCGGCTGGACGCCCTGCCTGGGCCCCACGCTCGGGATGATCTTCACCCTCGCCTACACCGAGGGCACCGCAGGCCGCGGCGCCCTGCTCGCCGGCGTGTACGCCCTGGGCCTGGGCATCCCGTTCATCGTGGCGGGGCTGGCCTACCGCAAGGCGCTCGGCGCCTTCTCCTTCTTCAAGCGCCACCAGGTGGCCGTCATGCGGGTCGGTGGCCTGATGCTGGTCGCCGTCGGTCTGCTCATGGTGACCGGCTGGTGGCTCGAGATGGTGACCTGGATCCAGGTCCACCTGGTCTCCGACTTCGAGGTGAGTGTGTGA
- the hemA gene encoding glutamyl-tRNA reductase has protein sequence MSVLVVGISHKSAPVSVLESLALDADGARKLVLDAVEADHVGEVAVISTCNRLEIYADVERFHGSVEDLSRLLVARSGAAPETMVPHLYVHYEDGAVSHLFHVAAGMDSMVLGEGQILGQAREALRVGQELGTVGPALNSLFQQALRVGKRTHAETDVDSAAPSMVSAALGEALGDDGVRGVSALVLGAGSMASLAVATLTRQGARQVVVANRSLANAERLAAEYGVRAVPMDELSDELGTADVLITCTGASGVVLTAAEVAEARDGRTQPLTVLDLALPHDVDPAAAELPGVEVLGLADLADRLGRDHEAVRSVDGVREIVAEEVQAFLSPVARRRSPRPWWRCARWPPASWSRSWSASRRAWVTPIPR, from the coding sequence ATGAGCGTCCTGGTCGTGGGGATCTCCCACAAGTCGGCCCCCGTCTCGGTCCTGGAGAGCCTCGCGCTCGACGCCGACGGCGCCCGCAAGCTGGTGCTCGACGCGGTCGAGGCCGACCACGTCGGCGAGGTGGCGGTCATCTCCACCTGCAACCGCCTCGAGATTTACGCCGACGTCGAGCGGTTCCACGGCTCGGTCGAGGACCTCTCCCGCCTCCTGGTCGCCCGCTCCGGCGCCGCGCCCGAGACGATGGTCCCGCACCTCTACGTGCACTACGAGGACGGTGCCGTCTCGCACCTCTTCCACGTGGCCGCCGGCATGGACTCGATGGTGCTCGGCGAGGGCCAGATCCTCGGCCAGGCCCGTGAGGCCCTGCGGGTCGGGCAGGAGCTCGGCACCGTCGGCCCCGCCCTCAACTCGCTCTTCCAGCAGGCGCTGCGCGTCGGCAAGCGCACCCACGCCGAGACCGACGTCGACAGCGCCGCCCCCTCGATGGTCTCCGCCGCGCTGGGCGAGGCGCTGGGCGACGACGGCGTACGCGGTGTCTCCGCCCTCGTGCTCGGCGCCGGCTCGATGGCCTCGCTCGCCGTCGCCACGCTGACCCGCCAGGGCGCCCGCCAGGTCGTGGTGGCCAACCGCTCGCTCGCCAACGCCGAGCGCCTGGCCGCCGAGTACGGCGTGCGGGCCGTGCCGATGGACGAGCTCTCCGACGAGCTCGGCACCGCCGACGTGCTGATCACCTGCACCGGCGCCTCCGGCGTCGTGCTCACCGCGGCCGAGGTCGCCGAGGCGCGCGACGGGCGTACGCAGCCCCTCACCGTGCTCGACCTCGCGCTGCCCCACGACGTCGACCCCGCGGCCGCCGAGCTGCCCGGCGTCGAGGTGCTCGGCCTGGCCGACCTGGCCGACCGCCTGGGCCGCGACCACGAGGCCGTCCGCAGCGTCGACGGCGTACGCGAGATCGTCGCCGAGGAGGTCCAGGCCTTCCTCTCGCCCGTCGCCAGGCGTCGGTCACCCCGACCGTGGTGGCGCTGCGCACGATGGCCACCGGCGTCGTGGAGTCGGAGCTGGAGCGCCTCGAGGCGCGCCTGGGTGACGCCGATCCCGAGGTGA
- a CDS encoding redox-sensing transcriptional repressor Rex, protein MSSRSSAESAREIPEATIARLPVYLRALTGLTESGIATCSSEELATAAGVNSAKLRKDLSYLGSYGTRGVGYDVEYLTYQIAREIGVTQDWPVVIVGIGNLGHALANYSGFRSRGFRVVALLDADLERAGQEVAGIAVRPFDELEQIVADNAVAIGVIATPAAAAQSVADRMVASGITSILNFAPSVLTVPAGVDVRKVDLSIELQILAYHEQRKAAVDPGSVPQGAVGSSAAALSPEGVS, encoded by the coding sequence GTGAGTTCACGGTCCTCTGCAGAGAGTGCGCGCGAGATCCCTGAAGCGACCATCGCCCGACTTCCCGTCTACCTCCGGGCCCTCACCGGCCTCACCGAGAGCGGCATCGCGACCTGCTCCAGCGAGGAGCTCGCGACCGCGGCGGGCGTCAACAGCGCCAAGCTGCGCAAGGACCTCTCCTACCTCGGCTCCTACGGGACCCGCGGCGTCGGCTACGACGTCGAGTACCTGACCTACCAGATCGCCCGCGAGATCGGCGTCACCCAGGACTGGCCGGTCGTCATCGTCGGCATCGGAAACCTGGGCCACGCGCTCGCCAACTACTCCGGCTTCCGCAGCCGCGGCTTCCGGGTCGTCGCCCTCCTCGACGCCGACCTCGAGCGCGCCGGGCAGGAGGTCGCCGGGATCGCGGTGCGCCCCTTCGACGAGCTCGAGCAGATCGTCGCCGACAACGCCGTCGCGATCGGCGTCATCGCCACCCCGGCCGCCGCGGCCCAGTCGGTGGCCGACCGGATGGTCGCCTCCGGCATCACCAGCATCCTCAACTTCGCGCCCAGCGTGCTGACCGTCCCGGCCGGCGTCGACGTGCGCAAGGTCGACCTGTCGATCGAGCTCCAGATCCTCGCCTACCACGAGCAGCGCAAGGCGGCCGTCGACCCGGGCTCCGTCCCCCAGGGCGCCGTCGGCTCGAGCGCTGCCGCCCTGTCCCCGGAGGGTGTCTCATGA
- a CDS encoding histidine phosphatase family protein, whose product MTTTLVHVLRHGEVHNPQGILYGRRPGFHLSERGVKMAERIAESIGDRDIVHMRTSPLERAQETAAPLAERLGLTPEIDPRVIESTNKFEGINFGEGPMTLVKRPHLWRHLYNPFKPSWGEPYEEMAARMLAAVHDARDAARGHEAVVVSHQLPIWTLRLFAEGKSFLHDPRKRECTLCSLTTLHFEDDRLTQVLYSEPAGDLIPAKDKNAPFSAGGAPEEKRP is encoded by the coding sequence ATGACCACCACGCTCGTCCACGTCCTGCGCCACGGTGAGGTGCACAACCCGCAGGGGATCCTCTACGGCCGCCGCCCTGGCTTCCACCTCTCCGAGCGCGGCGTGAAGATGGCCGAGCGGATCGCGGAGTCGATCGGCGACCGCGACATCGTGCACATGCGTACGTCCCCGCTCGAGCGCGCGCAGGAGACCGCCGCGCCGTTGGCCGAGCGACTCGGCCTCACGCCCGAGATCGACCCGCGCGTCATCGAGTCGACCAACAAGTTCGAGGGCATCAACTTCGGCGAGGGCCCGATGACCCTGGTGAAGCGCCCGCACCTGTGGCGCCACCTCTACAACCCGTTCAAGCCGTCGTGGGGCGAGCCCTACGAGGAAATGGCGGCCCGGATGCTGGCCGCCGTGCACGACGCCCGCGACGCGGCGCGGGGCCACGAGGCCGTGGTGGTCTCCCACCAGCTGCCGATCTGGACGCTGCGCCTGTTCGCCGAGGGCAAGTCGTTCCTGCACGACCCGCGCAAGCGCGAGTGCACGCTCTGCTCGCTGACCACCCTGCACTTCGAGGACGACCGCCTCACGCAGGTGCTCTACTCCGAGCCGGCCGGTGACCTCATCCCGGCCAAGGACAAGAACGCGCCCTTCTCCGCGGGCGGCGCGCCGGAAGAGAAGCGTCCCTGA
- the hemC gene encoding hydroxymethylbilane synthase: protein MSRVLRLGTRASALATTQSGMVAEMVRALGHEVELVHVSTEGDVNRGPLAQMGGTGVFVSALRDALLEGRVDFAVHSLKDLPTTPADGIALPAIPRREDSRDVLVARDGLTLGELPVGSRVGTGSPRRAAQLHALGLGLDVVAIRGNVGTRIGKVTSGELDAVVLAGAGLNRLDRADEATESLDPLQMLPAPGQGALAIECRTDDTELVELLSALDDAATRAAVVCERQVLATLEAGCSAPLGALAEVVEGDEGEELWIRAVALSGDGSRTVRMSASGLPGDAVGIGTRLGSEMLAAGAAELMEEPA, encoded by the coding sequence ATGAGCCGCGTCCTGCGCCTGGGCACCCGCGCCTCCGCCCTGGCCACCACCCAGTCCGGCATGGTCGCCGAGATGGTGCGCGCGCTGGGCCACGAGGTCGAGCTGGTGCACGTGAGCACCGAGGGCGACGTCAACCGCGGACCGCTGGCCCAGATGGGCGGCACCGGGGTCTTCGTCTCCGCGCTGCGTGACGCGCTGCTCGAGGGTCGTGTCGACTTCGCCGTGCACTCGCTCAAGGACCTGCCGACCACGCCCGCCGACGGCATCGCCCTGCCGGCGATCCCGAGACGCGAGGACTCGCGCGACGTCCTGGTGGCCCGCGACGGCCTGACGCTGGGCGAGCTGCCGGTCGGCAGCCGCGTCGGCACCGGCTCGCCGCGTCGCGCCGCCCAGCTCCACGCGCTCGGCCTCGGCCTGGACGTCGTGGCGATCCGCGGCAACGTCGGCACCCGGATCGGCAAGGTCACCTCCGGTGAGCTCGACGCCGTGGTGCTCGCCGGGGCCGGCCTCAACCGTCTCGACCGGGCCGACGAGGCCACCGAGTCGCTCGACCCGCTGCAGATGCTCCCGGCCCCCGGCCAGGGCGCGCTGGCGATCGAGTGCCGCACTGACGACACCGAGCTCGTCGAGCTGCTCTCCGCACTCGACGACGCCGCCACGCGGGCCGCTGTGGTCTGCGAGCGGCAGGTGCTGGCCACCTTGGAGGCTGGATGCAGCGCCCCGCTGGGCGCGCTGGCCGAGGTGGTCGAAGGAGACGAAGGGGAGGAACTCTGGATCAGGGCCGTGGCCCTGTCCGGGGACGGTAGTCGCACGGTGCGCATGAGCGCCTCCGGCCTGCCCGGTGATGCCGTTGGCATCGGCACCCGACTGGGGAGCGAGATGCTCGCGGCGGGCGCAGCCGAACTGATGGAGGAACCAGCCTGA
- a CDS encoding TlpA family protein disulfide reductase, translating into MLLSISPSSRLAAALAAAVLTLTGCSSIEGTGSKGYVTADGAVQMVPADEREKAVELTGTDLDGDPIDLADFRGDVTVVNVWGAWCAQCRVEMPDLLEAAEETEGIARFVGINIRDGSTGQAKSFVRRFGVKYPSFYSPDGKALLAFHDTIPPRAIPSTVVLDAEGRVAAAIIGILPSAATLVGVVEDVAGTKVPTEQPDDEPVDG; encoded by the coding sequence ATGCTCCTCTCCATCTCGCCGAGCAGCCGCTTGGCCGCAGCGCTCGCTGCCGCAGTCCTGACGCTGACGGGTTGCTCCTCCATTGAGGGCACCGGAAGCAAGGGGTACGTGACGGCCGACGGAGCCGTGCAGATGGTCCCGGCGGACGAGCGCGAGAAGGCTGTCGAGCTGACCGGCACCGACCTCGACGGTGACCCGATCGACCTCGCAGATTTTCGCGGTGACGTCACCGTCGTCAACGTCTGGGGCGCGTGGTGCGCGCAGTGTCGCGTGGAGATGCCGGACCTGCTCGAGGCCGCCGAGGAGACCGAGGGGATCGCCCGCTTCGTCGGCATCAACATCCGTGACGGCTCCACCGGTCAGGCCAAGAGCTTCGTCCGAAGGTTCGGGGTCAAGTACCCCTCGTTCTACTCGCCCGACGGGAAGGCCCTGCTGGCCTTCCACGACACGATCCCGCCGCGAGCCATCCCTTCGACGGTCGTGCTGGACGCGGAGGGGCGGGTAGCCGCAGCCATCATCGGGATCCTGCCTTCAGCGGCCACCCTGGTCGGCGTTGTCGAGGACGTCGCCGGCACGAAGGTCCCGACGGAACAACCTGACGACGAGCCCGTCGATGGGTGA
- the ccsB gene encoding c-type cytochrome biogenesis protein CcsB has protein sequence MTDTQWEVLSNQAITVAGVVYFLALLSHLVEWAGLRQVPHTEEVTTGRTALFGRLGLLLTGLGGLVHFVALLGRGMAADPNRVPWGNMYEFSISGAWFVVVIYLATYKKFKLSWLAPLVVATVLTVLMFAVIWLHKPVAPLTEALDSPWLVIHVVSAVIATAAFTLGGLLVILFLVQERIEKKDAERGVERTTGYFSRVPSTKVLDRLAYRMHAFGFPVWTFAVLITGPIWAHEAWSRYWNWDPKGGLAFITWVVYAAYLHARTTAGLRGKVASVLALIGLATLWWSFIGVNFFSTTSQHSYAEGASQVQLVPVDSSPVPSP, from the coding sequence GTGACCGACACCCAGTGGGAAGTCCTCAGCAACCAGGCGATCACCGTCGCCGGCGTGGTCTACTTCCTCGCCCTGCTGAGCCACCTCGTCGAGTGGGCGGGCCTGCGCCAGGTGCCGCACACCGAGGAGGTCACCACCGGCCGCACCGCGCTCTTCGGGCGCCTCGGCCTGCTGCTGACCGGCCTCGGCGGCCTGGTGCACTTCGTGGCCCTCCTGGGCCGCGGCATGGCCGCCGACCCCAACCGGGTGCCGTGGGGCAACATGTACGAGTTCTCGATCTCCGGCGCCTGGTTCGTCGTGGTGATCTACCTGGCCACCTACAAGAAGTTCAAGCTCTCCTGGCTGGCGCCGCTGGTCGTGGCGACCGTGCTGACGGTGCTGATGTTCGCCGTGATCTGGCTGCACAAGCCGGTCGCGCCGCTCACCGAGGCGCTCGACTCGCCGTGGCTGGTGATCCACGTGGTCTCGGCCGTGATCGCCACCGCCGCCTTCACCCTCGGCGGCCTGCTGGTCATCCTCTTCCTCGTCCAGGAGCGGATCGAGAAGAAGGACGCCGAGCGCGGCGTCGAGCGTACGACCGGCTACTTCTCGCGCGTGCCGAGCACCAAGGTCCTCGACCGCCTGGCCTACCGGATGCACGCCTTCGGCTTCCCGGTGTGGACCTTCGCGGTGCTGATCACCGGCCCGATCTGGGCGCACGAGGCCTGGAGCCGCTACTGGAACTGGGACCCCAAAGGAGGTCTGGCCTTCATCACCTGGGTCGTCTACGCGGCCTACCTGCACGCCCGCACGACCGCCGGCCTGCGCGGCAAGGTGGCCTCGGTGCTCGCGCTGATCGGCCTGGCGACCCTGTGGTGGAGCTTCATCGGCGTCAACTTCTTCTCGACGACGTCCCAGCACTCGTACGCCGAGGGCGCGAGCCAGGTTCAGCTGGTGCCGGTCGACTCCTCGCCGGTCCCCTCGCCCTGA
- the hemB gene encoding porphobilinogen synthase gives MASFDDLTGPAIRPRRLRATPALRRMVAETTVEPRQLVLPVFVREGIDAPVDISSMPGVVQHTRDSLKAAVAEAAELGLGGVMLFGIPETKDAVGSGALEADGILNVAIADVVAEVGDALTVMSDLCLDEFTDHGHCGVLSGDGRVDNDATLRIYAEMAQAQAAAGVHMVGPSGMMDGQVAVIRDALDAEGHTDVSILAYSAKYASAFYGPFREAVDSSLSGDRRTYQQDPANALEGVREALLDVEEGADIVMVKPALAYLDVLRQVRDAVDVPVAAYNISGEYSMVEDAAAHGWIDREAAILETLTSIRRAGADVVLTYWASEAARLLRA, from the coding sequence ATGGCTTCCTTCGACGACCTGACCGGCCCGGCGATCCGCCCCCGACGCCTGCGCGCCACCCCGGCGCTGCGACGCATGGTGGCCGAGACGACGGTTGAGCCGCGCCAGTTGGTCCTGCCGGTCTTCGTGCGGGAGGGCATCGACGCCCCGGTCGACATCTCCTCGATGCCCGGCGTCGTGCAGCACACCCGCGACAGCCTCAAGGCCGCGGTCGCCGAGGCGGCCGAGCTGGGGCTGGGCGGCGTGATGCTCTTCGGCATCCCCGAGACCAAGGACGCGGTCGGCTCGGGCGCGCTGGAGGCCGACGGCATCCTCAACGTCGCGATCGCCGACGTCGTCGCCGAGGTCGGCGACGCGCTCACCGTGATGAGCGACCTCTGCCTGGACGAGTTCACCGACCACGGCCACTGCGGCGTGCTGAGCGGCGACGGACGGGTCGACAACGACGCGACCCTGCGGATCTACGCCGAGATGGCCCAGGCCCAGGCCGCGGCCGGGGTCCACATGGTCGGCCCCAGCGGGATGATGGACGGCCAGGTCGCCGTCATCCGTGACGCGCTCGACGCCGAGGGCCACACCGACGTCTCGATCCTGGCCTACTCGGCGAAGTACGCCTCCGCCTTCTACGGCCCCTTCCGCGAGGCCGTCGACTCGTCGCTGTCGGGCGACCGCCGGACCTACCAGCAGGACCCCGCCAACGCGCTCGAGGGCGTACGCGAGGCGCTGCTCGACGTCGAGGAGGGCGCCGACATCGTCATGGTGAAGCCGGCGCTGGCCTACCTCGACGTGCTGCGGCAGGTGCGCGATGCGGTCGACGTGCCGGTGGCTGCGTACAACATCTCGGGGGAGTACTCGATGGTCGAGGATGCGGCCGCCCACGGCTGGATCGACCGCGAGGCCGCGATCCTGGAGACGCTGACCTCGATCCGGCGGGCCGGCGCCGACGTGGTCCTGACCTACTGGGCGAGCGAGGCCGCGCGGCTGCTGCGGGCCTGA